The window ATGACGGACCGCCCCGCAGCGGAGCGATCGGACGATGAACACAGCCGCGTCCCGCCCCAACGGCATGGCCCTCTTCGTCCTGCCCAGCGCGCTGTTGTTCGCGGTCTTCTTCGTCCTGCCGATCGGATTGATGGCGGTGATGAGTTGCCTCACCGGCAATCCGGTTGTGGCTCCCAACGTCACCTTCACACTGCGCCACTATCAGCGCATTCTCGATGATCCCTACCATTTCGAGGTGATCTGGACCACGATTCGCATCGGGCTCTGGACCACGGCGGCGGCGCTTCTGATCGGCTATCCGCTCGCGCACTGGATGGCGCGCATCAAGAGCCGGACCGGCCACGCACTGCTGCTGATGGCGGTGCTGGCGCCGATGCTGACCGGCATCGTGGTGCGCACCTTCGCCTGGATGACGCTGCTGTCGGACAAAGGCGTGATCAACCAGACGCTCTTGTCGATCGGGCTGACCTCGCAGCCGCTGCATCTGATGTACAACGAGACCGGCATCATCATAGGTCTGGTCCACATCTACGTGCCGTTCATGGTGCTGACCTTGACCGGCGTGATCGGGCGCATCGACGAGCGCCTGGAGCAGGCTGCCGAGAACCTCGGCGCCAGCCCGTTGCGCGCTTTCTGGGAAGTCACTCTGCCGCTCAGCCTGCCCGGTATCCTGGCCGGCTCGCTGCTGGTGTTTGCGCTCGCGATCAGCGCCTACGTCACCCCGATCCTGATGGGCGGCTTCCAGATCATGACTCTGCCGATCCTGATCTACCAGCAGATTTCGGCGAACTTCAACATCGGCTTCGCCGCAGCACTGGGCATGGTGCTGCTGGTGATCTCGCTCGCCCTGGTCGTCGCCTACAACCACATCCTCGGCCTGGTTTCGGGCCAGGGCGACCTACAATAGGAGCGACGTCTTGACACCCTCCGCTCCGCCCCGCCTCGGTCGTCCGCTCTACCTTGCTGCGAATATCGCGGTGCTCACCTTCCTGCTGGCGCCGATCGCCATCATCTTCGTATTCGCGCTCAATCCTACACCCTTCATCCAGTTTCCTCCGGTCGGCATCTCACTTCGCTGGTTCGAAAAATTCTTCGCCTCGCGCGAATTCATGCATGCGCTGCGGCTAAGCCTCGAGGTCGCAGGGATCACCACCGTCTGCGCCACCGTGCTCGGTGCTTCGGCAGCGCTTGCGATCGCGCGCGGCAACTTGCCGGGTGCGCGCTTTATCGTGGCGACCATGCTTTCGCCCTTGATGCTGCCGGCGATCCTCACCGGCCTTGCGCTGTTTCAATCCTACGTGCTGCTCGATGTCGGCCGCCCGCTATGGGGGCTGGTCGCCGGCCACACCCTGGTGACGATTCCCTACGTGGTGCGCACGACGCTGGCGGTGCTGCACAACTTCGACATGCGGCTGGAAGAAGCGGCACGCAATCTCGGGGCCGGCCCGGTGCGTACGTTCTTCGAGGTAACACTGCCGCTGGTGAAGCCCGGCGTGCTGGCCGGCGCCATCTTCGCCTTCATCGTCTCATTCGACCAGTTTCCGGTCTCGCTCTTCCTGGTCAGCCCCGGCGATGAGACCTTGCCAATCACGCTGTTCAACTACCTGAAATATGACCTGGACGGGACGATCGGCGCCGCGTCGGTGGTCTCCATCCTGCTCGCCTTCGTGGTCGTGGTCGGGCTCGACCGCACCGTCGGCCTGCGCACCTACGTCAAGCTCTAACGACAGCCCAACAGGGAGATCTCGAGACATGACAAAGCCTTCGACACCGATCTCATCACAATCTGCGTCACCGACGTCTGCCCCGTCGATGTTGAGCCGCCGCCACGTCCTCGCCGCCGGCGCTTCGCTGGGCGTCGGTTTGATCGCCGCGCCTTACGTGGCGCGCGCCCAGGAAACCACCCTGCGCATCACCGGCTGGGGCGGCAAATGGGGACAGATCATGGCCTCCGAGGTCGGCCCGGCATTCGAGAAGGAATTCAAGTGCAAGCTACAGATCGATACGGCATTCCCGTTCATGCCGAAGCTGCAAGCAAGCTCGCGCTCAGCGCCAGTCTACGACGTGCTGCACACCAATTCGAACGAACAATGGGCGGCGGCCGAGATGGGCATCGTCGAACCCAGGATCGACGCCAGGCTCGTGCCAAATCTTGCCGATGTCTATCCCTACGCCATCAGTGACAAGATCGTCGGCGTCTCGATCTTCACCAGCGCCATCGGCCTCGGCATCCGCACCGACAAGGGCTATTCCGGCATCAGTTCCTGGAAAGAGCTGTGGGAGACCAAGTACAACGGCGTGCGCGGCGGCTATGTCATCCCGGTCAACAGCCTGGGTCAGGCCTTCCTGATGATGTGCGGCACGCTCTACGGCAAGGGCCAGATGGACCTCGACGCAGCCTATGCGGCCCTGGAGAAGCTCAAGCCGATCAAGCTCGTCGACTTCACCGGCGCGATGGAAAAGATGTTCCTGTCCGGCGAAGTCGGGATGGGCGTCATCCACGATTCCGGAATCTACCGCTATGACGGCGACAACCAGCCTATCGATTTCATCACACCGGCCGAGGGTGTGCTCTCGCTCGAACAAGTGCTGACCATCACGCCCGGCAGCAAGATGAAAGAGCTCGCCAACGCTTATGTGAATTACATGCTCAGCGCGCCGGTGCAGAAGAGACTCGCCGAGACGGTCTGGTATTCGCCGGCCAACAAGACCGTCAAGCTTGATGCCAGGTATGACGCCAAGCTGCTGACCACGCCCGAGAAGGTCGCCAAGCTGATTCAGGTCGACTGGAAATGGTACAATGCCCGCAAGGACGAGATTGACGCCCGCGTGAACCGGATCTTTCGGGCATGAGCGCCTCGATCGAGATCGCCGGCGTCAGCAAGGTCTATGACGGCGGCGTGCGCGCGGTGGATGCCGTCGCGATGAAGATCCGGCAGGGCGAATTCTTCTCCCTGCTCGGCCCGTCCGGCTGCGGCAAGACGACCACGCTGCGGATGATCGCCGGCTTCGAGACGCCGAGCGAAGGTTCGATCCATGTCGGCGGCGCCGACATCACCCACGTTCCGGCGCACAAGCGCGACATGGCCATGGTGTTCCAGAACTACGCGTTGTTCCCGCATCGCACCGTGGCGGAGAATGTCGCCTTCGGCCTGCGCATGCGCGGGGTCGACAAGGCGGAGATCGCAACAAAGGTCAGAGACGCGCTCGCCATGGTCGAGCTGATCGGTCTGGAGGACCGCCGTCCCGGCCAGCTCTCCGGCGGGCAGCAGCAGCGCGTGGCGCTGGCGCGCGCCATCGTCATCGAACCGCGGGTACTGCTGTGCGACGAACCGCTCGGCGCGCTCGACAAGAAATTACGCCAGCAGATGCAGTTCGAACTGAAGCAATTGCAGAAACGACTCGGCGTCACTCTGGTGTTCGTCACCCACGACCAGGAAGAGGCGCTGGCGATGTCCGATCGCATCGCCGTCATGAACGGCGGCAAAGTCGAGCAGGTCGGCACGCCCATCGAGATCTACGATCGGCCCGCCACCCGCTTTGTCGCCGACTTCATCGGCGACACCAATCTTTTTCGTGGCGAGCGCGTTGCGACCGCCACCGGGACCGCGCTCGCAGTTGGCGACGGTCTCACTTTGAAGCTGCCGGCAGCCCACGACGAGGCTGTCACCGGCCTACTCTCCGTGGCGCTGCGGCCCGAAAAGATCCGGCTTGCGGCCCGCAGCGAGATCACGGAGCCCTGCGCGCAAGGATCCATCGAGAGCACCAATTTTCTCGGCGGCGCGGTGCTCTATCGGATCGAACTCGCTGGCGGACGGCAAATCCTGGCGCAGCAGCCCAACAGTGGCGCCGGCCAAATGTTCAACCCCGGGGATGCCGTCGCGCTCGCCTGGGACGCAACCGATCTCGTGATCCTGAAGGACTGACGACAATGACACAGCAAACTCCGCAGGGCCGAATTCCGGGGCGCATGGGCGTAGTCGTGATCGGCCAAAGCCCAAGACCCTCCGTCGCGGCCGAAATCTCCGCCGTGCTGTCGTCCGGCATGGACATCGACCTGCGCGGCGCGCTCGACGGCATGACCCGCGCTGAAATCGATGCCATCCCGCCGGCGGATGGTTATGACGCGCTGTTCACCCTGCTGCCGAACGGAGACGGCGTCGTCATCAGCAAGAAGGAGGTCGAGAAGCGCGCCGATGTGCAACTCGCCCGCTTCCGCAGCGAGGGCGTCGGCGTCGCGCTGCTCGCCTGCACCGGAAAGTTTCCGAACCTCTCGCCCGAAGGCTTGGTGATCCTGCCCTCCGCGGTGCTGCACAACATGGTCGAGGCCGTGCTGCCGAAGGGGCGGCTCGGCGTGTTCTCGCCACTGCCGGAGCAGACGGCGCTGATCGCGAAAAAATGGCAGCGCGCGGGTGTCGAGGTCCTGGGCGTCACGCTGCGACCGGGCTCGTCTGACGCCAAGGTCGATGAGGCGGCGAAGGCGATGGCGGCGCTCGCGCCGGACCTCCTGGTGATGGATTGCATGGGCTACACCAGCACCAACAAGGCACGGGTGCGGCTGAGCTACGGCGGACCTGTGATCCTGGCGATCGCCGCGGCCGCTCGCGTGGTCGAGGAGCTGGTGTCGTGAGCGAACGCCAGTTGAAGGACATCAGCCTTGAGGAGATCGAGGCGCTGGCGGTCGGGGCCTGGATCCTGGGCACCGGCGGCGGCGGCAGTCCCTATCTGGGCCTGCTCAATCTGCGCCGGCTCTATGCCGACGGCCATCGCGTGCAACTGATGTCGCCACTCGATCTCGACGACGACGATTGGGTCGCCGTGGTCTCCAACATGGGCGCGCCGCTGGTCGGCCAGGAACGCCTGGCCGACAGCCGCAGCATCGCGCGTGCGGTGCGCATGCAGGAAGAGCTCAACAATATCAAATTCAGAGCCGTGATGTCGGTGGAAATCGGCGGCGGCAACGGCATGCAAGCGCTGATGGCAGCCGCCCATCTCGGCATACCAGTGGTCGATGCCGACTGCATGGGCCGCGCTTTCCCCGAGGCGCAGATGACCTCGGTGGCGATCGGCGGCCTGCGCCCCTATCCCTGCACGCTCTATGATCCGCGCGGCATCGAGGCCGTGGTGACCAAGGTCCCGAGCTGGAAATGGATGGAGCGGGCAAGCCGCAAGATCTGCGTCGAGATGGGCTCCATCGCTTCGACCAGCAAGGCGCCTCGCACCGGCCGCGAGGTCAAGGACTGGGGCATCCACTTCACCACCACCGCCGCCATCCGCATCGGGCGCGTGGTCGAGGGCGCGAACCGCCGGCAC is drawn from Bradyrhizobium prioriisuperbiae and contains these coding sequences:
- a CDS encoding ABC transporter permease, with product MTPSAPPRLGRPLYLAANIAVLTFLLAPIAIIFVFALNPTPFIQFPPVGISLRWFEKFFASREFMHALRLSLEVAGITTVCATVLGASAALAIARGNLPGARFIVATMLSPLMLPAILTGLALFQSYVLLDVGRPLWGLVAGHTLVTIPYVVRTTLAVLHNFDMRLEEAARNLGAGPVRTFFEVTLPLVKPGVLAGAIFAFIVSFDQFPVSLFLVSPGDETLPITLFNYLKYDLDGTIGAASVVSILLAFVVVVGLDRTVGLRTYVKL
- a CDS encoding extracellular solute-binding protein; amino-acid sequence: MLSRRHVLAAGASLGVGLIAAPYVARAQETTLRITGWGGKWGQIMASEVGPAFEKEFKCKLQIDTAFPFMPKLQASSRSAPVYDVLHTNSNEQWAAAEMGIVEPRIDARLVPNLADVYPYAISDKIVGVSIFTSAIGLGIRTDKGYSGISSWKELWETKYNGVRGGYVIPVNSLGQAFLMMCGTLYGKGQMDLDAAYAALEKLKPIKLVDFTGAMEKMFLSGEVGMGVIHDSGIYRYDGDNQPIDFITPAEGVLSLEQVLTITPGSKMKELANAYVNYMLSAPVQKRLAETVWYSPANKTVKLDARYDAKLLTTPEKVAKLIQVDWKWYNARKDEIDARVNRIFRA
- a CDS encoding ABC transporter ATP-binding protein, whose amino-acid sequence is MSASIEIAGVSKVYDGGVRAVDAVAMKIRQGEFFSLLGPSGCGKTTTLRMIAGFETPSEGSIHVGGADITHVPAHKRDMAMVFQNYALFPHRTVAENVAFGLRMRGVDKAEIATKVRDALAMVELIGLEDRRPGQLSGGQQQRVALARAIVIEPRVLLCDEPLGALDKKLRQQMQFELKQLQKRLGVTLVFVTHDQEEALAMSDRIAVMNGGKVEQVGTPIEIYDRPATRFVADFIGDTNLFRGERVATATGTALAVGDGLTLKLPAAHDEAVTGLLSVALRPEKIRLAARSEITEPCAQGSIESTNFLGGAVLYRIELAGGRQILAQQPNSGAGQMFNPGDAVALAWDATDLVILKD
- a CDS encoding AroM family protein yields the protein MTQQTPQGRIPGRMGVVVIGQSPRPSVAAEISAVLSSGMDIDLRGALDGMTRAEIDAIPPADGYDALFTLLPNGDGVVISKKEVEKRADVQLARFRSEGVGVALLACTGKFPNLSPEGLVILPSAVLHNMVEAVLPKGRLGVFSPLPEQTALIAKKWQRAGVEVLGVTLRPGSSDAKVDEAAKAMAALAPDLLVMDCMGYTSTNKARVRLSYGGPVILAIAAAARVVEELVS
- a CDS encoding ABC transporter permease, coding for MNTAASRPNGMALFVLPSALLFAVFFVLPIGLMAVMSCLTGNPVVAPNVTFTLRHYQRILDDPYHFEVIWTTIRIGLWTTAAALLIGYPLAHWMARIKSRTGHALLLMAVLAPMLTGIVVRTFAWMTLLSDKGVINQTLLSIGLTSQPLHLMYNETGIIIGLVHIYVPFMVLTLTGVIGRIDERLEQAAENLGASPLRAFWEVTLPLSLPGILAGSLLVFALAISAYVTPILMGGFQIMTLPILIYQQISANFNIGFAAALGMVLLVISLALVVAYNHILGLVSGQGDLQ
- a CDS encoding DUF917 domain-containing protein, which produces MSERQLKDISLEEIEALAVGAWILGTGGGGSPYLGLLNLRRLYADGHRVQLMSPLDLDDDDWVAVVSNMGAPLVGQERLADSRSIARAVRMQEELNNIKFRAVMSVEIGGGNGMQALMAAAHLGIPVVDADCMGRAFPEAQMTSVAIGGLRPYPCTLYDPRGIEAVVTKVPSWKWMERASRKICVEMGSIASTSKAPRTGREVKDWGIHFTTTAAIRIGRVVEGANRRHEDPIAAMLASEGGKQLFTGKIVDVERRTTEGFLRGSATIEGSDGDRGDRLKLSFQNEWVVAWRNGEAIAMCPDLICVLDSVNGHAVGTETVRYGQRVTVVALPAPTVLTSARGLEFVGPRAFGYDLDFRSLFSPTEAGA